A single region of the Raphanus sativus cultivar WK10039 chromosome 1, ASM80110v3, whole genome shotgun sequence genome encodes:
- the LOC108839752 gene encoding inorganic pyrophosphatase TTM2 isoform X4, which translates to MMDQDTNNNGVEFHQKKLLKYQLQLTKRKDSVRYEIVPLRDRLSYEKGFYAVIRACQLLSQKNDGIILVGLAGPSGAGKTVFTDKMLHFMPSVAVISMDNYNDASRIVDGNFDDPRLTDYDTLLKNLEDLKEGKQVEVPIYDFKSSSRVGYRTLDVPASRIVIIEGIYALSEKLRPLLDLRVSVTGGVHFDLVKRVLRDIQRAGQQPEEIIHQISETVYPMYKAFIEPDLQTAQVKIINRFNPFTGFQSSTYILKSKKDVSVDQIKEVLSEGHTETKEETYDIYLLPPGEDPESCQSYLRMRNKDGKYSLMFEEWMKDPPFVMSPRITFEVSVRLLGGLMALGYTIATILKRNSHVFATEKVTVKIDWLEQLNRHYIQVQGKDRQLVQSIASQLGLEGSYVPRTYIEQIQLDKLINEVMALPDDLKNKLSLDEDLVSSSSPKEVLLRASADRVVAMRNKNLKIGMSHSYSTQRDKNLSRLADYSSSERRYEEETNHDSQANERAMTRLTEEMSLLNERMEGFTNQVEKIISKLDCNINSLTQQSATLQAGEVCSGSAPTSYFISGLDNGCLTTSTMSRSSSSSQLAKDIMPLMEEILTISRGNRQMMHKMDDLCNLRREISAEMSRLGRSGSSSSRDHRSIKSFLLSSAESSSLPLVLTLALCSVGIVVTRSLLR; encoded by the exons ATGATGGATCAAGACACCAACAACAATGGGGTCGAGTTTCATCAGAAGAAACTTTTAAAGTATCAACTCCAATTAACCAAGAGAAAAGACTCGGTTCGGTACGAAATAGTTCCACTTCGAGATCGGTTGTCGTATGAGAAGGGCTTCTACGCGGTTATCCGTGCTTGCCAACTGCTTTCTCAGAAGAACGATGGGATCATATTGGTTGGGCTTGCTGGTCCTTCTGGTGCCGGAAAGACTGTTTTTACCGACAAGATGCTTCACTTTATGCCAAGTGTCGCTGTCATATCGATGGACAACTACAATGACGCCAGTCGAATTGTTGATGGAAACTTTGACG atCCAAGGTTAACGGACTATGACACATTGCTCAAGAATCTTGAAGATTTAAAGGAAGGAAAACAAGTTGAGGTTCCTATATATGACTTTAAGTCCAGCTCTCGTGTTGGATACAG gACTCTTGATGTCCCAGCTTCTAGGATTGTTATCATTGAAGGGATCTATGCCTTGAGTGAAAAGTTGCGACCTTTGTTGGATCTACGTGTGTCTGTTACTGGTGGAGTTCACTTTGATCTTGTTAAACGGGTTCTTCGTGATATACAACGTGCAGGTCAACAGCCTGAGGAGATTATCCATCAGATATCTGAAACA GTGTACCCTATGTACAAAGCTTTCATAGAGCCAGATCTCCAGACTGCTCAAGTTAAAATCATTAATAGATTTAACCCCTTCACTGGTTTCCAAAGCTCAACATACATCTTGAAG TCGAAAAAGGATGTATCCGTTGATCAGATCAAGGAAGTTCTTTCTGAAGGACATACAGAGACTAAGGAGGAGACCTATGATATATATCTTCTTCCTCCTGGTGAAGATCCAGAGTCGTGCCAATCATATCTGAGGATGCGGAATAAAGATGGAAAGTACAGCCTCATGTTTGAG GAATGGATGAAAGATCCTCCTTTTGTCATGTCCCCAAGGATAACTTTTGAAGTGAGCGTTCGTTTACTTGGTGGGCTTATGGCGTTGGGATACACCATAGCAACCATACTTAAAAGGAACAGCCATGTGTTTGCTACCGAGAAGGTGACTGTGAAAATCGATTGGCTCGAGCAACTGAACCGTCACTACATTCAG GTGCAAGGTAAAGATCGGCAACTTGTACAGAGCATTGCATCACAGCTAGGATTGGAAGGATCATATGTTCCACGCACCTATATTGAACAGATCCAACTGGATAAACTGATAAATGAAGTAATG GCCTTACCAGATGATTTGAAGAACAAGCTCAGCTTAGACGAGGATTTGGTGTCTAGTTCAAGCCCAAAGGAGGTACTCTTAAGAGCGTCTGCAGATAGAGTGGTGGCCATGAGAAACAAGAACCTCAAAAT AGGCATGTCACACTCGTATTCAACGCAAAGAGACAAGAATCTCTCCAGGCTTGCTGATTATTCTTCGAGCGAGAGGAGGTACGAAGAAGAAACAAATCACGACTCACAAGCCAACGAG AGGGCTATGACTCGGCTTACGGAAGAAATGTCATTACTCAATGAGAGAATGGAGGGGTTCACAAACCAGGTTGAAAAGATAATCTCGAAGTTGGACTGCAACATAAACTCTCTAACGCAGCAGAGCGCGACACTCCAAGCAGGTGAAGTCTGCAGTGGCTCAGCTCCAACTTCGTATTTCATTTCTGGTCTGGACAATGGCTGTTTGACAACTTCCACAATGTCTCGTTCGTCGTCATCCTCGCAATTAGCCAAGGATATTATGCCATTAATGGAAGAG ATATTGACCATATCACGTGGAAATCGTCAAATGATGCATAAAATGGATGATCTGTGCAATCTGAGGAGAGAAATCTCAGCAGAAATGTCACGCCTAGGGAGATCAGGAAGCAGTAGTAGCAGAGACCACCGATCAATCAAAAGCTTTCTTTTGTCCAGTGCGGAATCTAGTAGCCTCCCTCTCGTCTTAACTTTGGCTCTCTGCAGCGTAGGGATTGTAGTGACCAGGAGCCTACTACGTTAA
- the LOC108839752 gene encoding inorganic pyrophosphatase TTM2 isoform X3 encodes MCVKEFKMVCSCFMMDQDTNNNGVEFHQKKLLKYQLQLTKRKDSVRYEIVPLRDRLSYEKGFYAVIRACQLLSQKNDGIILVGLAGPSGAGKTVFTDKMLHFMPSVAVISMDNYNDASRIVDGNFDDPRLTDYDTLLKNLEDLKEGKQVEVPIYDFKSSSRVGYRTLDVPASRIVIIEGIYALSEKLRPLLDLRVSVTGGVHFDLVKRVLRDIQRAGQQPEEIIHQISETVYPMYKAFIEPDLQTAQVKIINRFNPFTGFQSSTYILKSKKDVSVDQIKEVLSEGHTETKEETYDIYLLPPGEDPESCQSYLRMRNKDGKYSLMFEEWMKDPPFVMSPRITFEVSVRLLGGLMALGYTIATILKRNSHVFATEKVTVKIDWLEQLNRHYIQVQGKDRQLVQSIASQLGLEGSYVPRTYIEQIQLDKLINEVMALPDDLKNKLSLDEDLVSSSSPKEVLLRASADRVVAMRNKNLKIGMSHSYSTQRDKNLSRLADYSSSERRYEEETNHDSQANERAMTRLTEEMSLLNERMEGFTNQVEKIISKLDCNINSLTQQSATLQAGEVCSGSAPTSYFISGLDNGCLTTSTMSRSSSSSQLAKDIMPLMEEILTISRGNRQMMHKMDDLCNLRREISAEMSRLGRSGSSSSRDHRSIKSFLLSSAESSSLPLVLTLALCSVGIVVTRSLLR; translated from the exons ATGTGTGTTAAAGAGTTTAAAAT ggtcTGTAGTTGTTTCATGATGGATCAAGACACCAACAACAATGGGGTCGAGTTTCATCAGAAGAAACTTTTAAAGTATCAACTCCAATTAACCAAGAGAAAAGACTCGGTTCGGTACGAAATAGTTCCACTTCGAGATCGGTTGTCGTATGAGAAGGGCTTCTACGCGGTTATCCGTGCTTGCCAACTGCTTTCTCAGAAGAACGATGGGATCATATTGGTTGGGCTTGCTGGTCCTTCTGGTGCCGGAAAGACTGTTTTTACCGACAAGATGCTTCACTTTATGCCAAGTGTCGCTGTCATATCGATGGACAACTACAATGACGCCAGTCGAATTGTTGATGGAAACTTTGACG atCCAAGGTTAACGGACTATGACACATTGCTCAAGAATCTTGAAGATTTAAAGGAAGGAAAACAAGTTGAGGTTCCTATATATGACTTTAAGTCCAGCTCTCGTGTTGGATACAG gACTCTTGATGTCCCAGCTTCTAGGATTGTTATCATTGAAGGGATCTATGCCTTGAGTGAAAAGTTGCGACCTTTGTTGGATCTACGTGTGTCTGTTACTGGTGGAGTTCACTTTGATCTTGTTAAACGGGTTCTTCGTGATATACAACGTGCAGGTCAACAGCCTGAGGAGATTATCCATCAGATATCTGAAACA GTGTACCCTATGTACAAAGCTTTCATAGAGCCAGATCTCCAGACTGCTCAAGTTAAAATCATTAATAGATTTAACCCCTTCACTGGTTTCCAAAGCTCAACATACATCTTGAAG TCGAAAAAGGATGTATCCGTTGATCAGATCAAGGAAGTTCTTTCTGAAGGACATACAGAGACTAAGGAGGAGACCTATGATATATATCTTCTTCCTCCTGGTGAAGATCCAGAGTCGTGCCAATCATATCTGAGGATGCGGAATAAAGATGGAAAGTACAGCCTCATGTTTGAG GAATGGATGAAAGATCCTCCTTTTGTCATGTCCCCAAGGATAACTTTTGAAGTGAGCGTTCGTTTACTTGGTGGGCTTATGGCGTTGGGATACACCATAGCAACCATACTTAAAAGGAACAGCCATGTGTTTGCTACCGAGAAGGTGACTGTGAAAATCGATTGGCTCGAGCAACTGAACCGTCACTACATTCAG GTGCAAGGTAAAGATCGGCAACTTGTACAGAGCATTGCATCACAGCTAGGATTGGAAGGATCATATGTTCCACGCACCTATATTGAACAGATCCAACTGGATAAACTGATAAATGAAGTAATG GCCTTACCAGATGATTTGAAGAACAAGCTCAGCTTAGACGAGGATTTGGTGTCTAGTTCAAGCCCAAAGGAGGTACTCTTAAGAGCGTCTGCAGATAGAGTGGTGGCCATGAGAAACAAGAACCTCAAAAT AGGCATGTCACACTCGTATTCAACGCAAAGAGACAAGAATCTCTCCAGGCTTGCTGATTATTCTTCGAGCGAGAGGAGGTACGAAGAAGAAACAAATCACGACTCACAAGCCAACGAG AGGGCTATGACTCGGCTTACGGAAGAAATGTCATTACTCAATGAGAGAATGGAGGGGTTCACAAACCAGGTTGAAAAGATAATCTCGAAGTTGGACTGCAACATAAACTCTCTAACGCAGCAGAGCGCGACACTCCAAGCAGGTGAAGTCTGCAGTGGCTCAGCTCCAACTTCGTATTTCATTTCTGGTCTGGACAATGGCTGTTTGACAACTTCCACAATGTCTCGTTCGTCGTCATCCTCGCAATTAGCCAAGGATATTATGCCATTAATGGAAGAG ATATTGACCATATCACGTGGAAATCGTCAAATGATGCATAAAATGGATGATCTGTGCAATCTGAGGAGAGAAATCTCAGCAGAAATGTCACGCCTAGGGAGATCAGGAAGCAGTAGTAGCAGAGACCACCGATCAATCAAAAGCTTTCTTTTGTCCAGTGCGGAATCTAGTAGCCTCCCTCTCGTCTTAACTTTGGCTCTCTGCAGCGTAGGGATTGTAGTGACCAGGAGCCTACTACGTTAA
- the LOC108839752 gene encoding inorganic pyrophosphatase TTM2 isoform X1 — protein MSLFPPFQANLSFMVCSCFMMDQDTNNNGVEFHQKKLLKYQLQLTKRKDSVRYEIVPLRDRLSYEKGFYAVIRACQLLSQKNDGIILVGLAGPSGAGKTVFTDKMLHFMPSVAVISMDNYNDASRIVDGNFDDPRLTDYDTLLKNLEDLKEGKQVEVPIYDFKSSSRVGYRTLDVPASRIVIIEGIYALSEKLRPLLDLRVSVTGGVHFDLVKRVLRDIQRAGQQPEEIIHQISETVYPMYKAFIEPDLQTAQVKIINRFNPFTGFQSSTYILKSKKDVSVDQIKEVLSEGHTETKEETYDIYLLPPGEDPESCQSYLRMRNKDGKYSLMFEEWMKDPPFVMSPRITFEVSVRLLGGLMALGYTIATILKRNSHVFATEKVTVKIDWLEQLNRHYIQVQGKDRQLVQSIASQLGLEGSYVPRTYIEQIQLDKLINEVMALPDDLKNKLSLDEDLVSSSSPKEVLLRASADRVVAMRNKNLKIGMSHSYSTQRDKNLSRLADYSSSERRYEEETNHDSQANERAMTRLTEEMSLLNERMEGFTNQVEKIISKLDCNINSLTQQSATLQAGEVCSGSAPTSYFISGLDNGCLTTSTMSRSSSSSQLAKDIMPLMEEILTISRGNRQMMHKMDDLCNLRREISAEMSRLGRSGSSSSRDHRSIKSFLLSSAESSSLPLVLTLALCSVGIVVTRSLLR, from the exons ATGTCTCTGTTCCCACCTTTTCAAGCCAATCTTAGtttcat ggtcTGTAGTTGTTTCATGATGGATCAAGACACCAACAACAATGGGGTCGAGTTTCATCAGAAGAAACTTTTAAAGTATCAACTCCAATTAACCAAGAGAAAAGACTCGGTTCGGTACGAAATAGTTCCACTTCGAGATCGGTTGTCGTATGAGAAGGGCTTCTACGCGGTTATCCGTGCTTGCCAACTGCTTTCTCAGAAGAACGATGGGATCATATTGGTTGGGCTTGCTGGTCCTTCTGGTGCCGGAAAGACTGTTTTTACCGACAAGATGCTTCACTTTATGCCAAGTGTCGCTGTCATATCGATGGACAACTACAATGACGCCAGTCGAATTGTTGATGGAAACTTTGACG atCCAAGGTTAACGGACTATGACACATTGCTCAAGAATCTTGAAGATTTAAAGGAAGGAAAACAAGTTGAGGTTCCTATATATGACTTTAAGTCCAGCTCTCGTGTTGGATACAG gACTCTTGATGTCCCAGCTTCTAGGATTGTTATCATTGAAGGGATCTATGCCTTGAGTGAAAAGTTGCGACCTTTGTTGGATCTACGTGTGTCTGTTACTGGTGGAGTTCACTTTGATCTTGTTAAACGGGTTCTTCGTGATATACAACGTGCAGGTCAACAGCCTGAGGAGATTATCCATCAGATATCTGAAACA GTGTACCCTATGTACAAAGCTTTCATAGAGCCAGATCTCCAGACTGCTCAAGTTAAAATCATTAATAGATTTAACCCCTTCACTGGTTTCCAAAGCTCAACATACATCTTGAAG TCGAAAAAGGATGTATCCGTTGATCAGATCAAGGAAGTTCTTTCTGAAGGACATACAGAGACTAAGGAGGAGACCTATGATATATATCTTCTTCCTCCTGGTGAAGATCCAGAGTCGTGCCAATCATATCTGAGGATGCGGAATAAAGATGGAAAGTACAGCCTCATGTTTGAG GAATGGATGAAAGATCCTCCTTTTGTCATGTCCCCAAGGATAACTTTTGAAGTGAGCGTTCGTTTACTTGGTGGGCTTATGGCGTTGGGATACACCATAGCAACCATACTTAAAAGGAACAGCCATGTGTTTGCTACCGAGAAGGTGACTGTGAAAATCGATTGGCTCGAGCAACTGAACCGTCACTACATTCAG GTGCAAGGTAAAGATCGGCAACTTGTACAGAGCATTGCATCACAGCTAGGATTGGAAGGATCATATGTTCCACGCACCTATATTGAACAGATCCAACTGGATAAACTGATAAATGAAGTAATG GCCTTACCAGATGATTTGAAGAACAAGCTCAGCTTAGACGAGGATTTGGTGTCTAGTTCAAGCCCAAAGGAGGTACTCTTAAGAGCGTCTGCAGATAGAGTGGTGGCCATGAGAAACAAGAACCTCAAAAT AGGCATGTCACACTCGTATTCAACGCAAAGAGACAAGAATCTCTCCAGGCTTGCTGATTATTCTTCGAGCGAGAGGAGGTACGAAGAAGAAACAAATCACGACTCACAAGCCAACGAG AGGGCTATGACTCGGCTTACGGAAGAAATGTCATTACTCAATGAGAGAATGGAGGGGTTCACAAACCAGGTTGAAAAGATAATCTCGAAGTTGGACTGCAACATAAACTCTCTAACGCAGCAGAGCGCGACACTCCAAGCAGGTGAAGTCTGCAGTGGCTCAGCTCCAACTTCGTATTTCATTTCTGGTCTGGACAATGGCTGTTTGACAACTTCCACAATGTCTCGTTCGTCGTCATCCTCGCAATTAGCCAAGGATATTATGCCATTAATGGAAGAG ATATTGACCATATCACGTGGAAATCGTCAAATGATGCATAAAATGGATGATCTGTGCAATCTGAGGAGAGAAATCTCAGCAGAAATGTCACGCCTAGGGAGATCAGGAAGCAGTAGTAGCAGAGACCACCGATCAATCAAAAGCTTTCTTTTGTCCAGTGCGGAATCTAGTAGCCTCCCTCTCGTCTTAACTTTGGCTCTCTGCAGCGTAGGGATTGTAGTGACCAGGAGCCTACTACGTTAA
- the LOC108809157 gene encoding phosphatidylinositol 4-kinase gamma 5 — MSRKLLDNSPVQTQMAVSLLKSPLTGEFHGLNKIGMKTPVGRRRVFVQTETGCVLGMELDRSDNAHTVKRKLQVALNFPTEESSLTFGDLVLNNDLTSVRNDSPLLLTRNNFHRSSSTPCLSPMRADLQQHHRDETSSIEILGNSVCSSFVRQMAKDITKALKRGIDPVAVNSGLGGVYFFKNSRGESVAIVKPTDEEPFAPNNPKGFVGKALGQPGLKRSVRVGETGYREVAAYLLDKDGFANVPPTALVKISHSIFNVNSGVKGSKRMEKVLVSKIASLQRFVSHDYDASEHGTSSFPVSAVHRIGILDVRILNTDRHSGNLLVRKLDGVGMFGQVELIPIDHGLCLPETLEDPYFEWIHWPQASIPFSEEEMKYIASLDPFEDCEMLRRELPMVREASLRVLVLCTVLLKEAAAYGLCLAEIGEMMTREVRAGDEEPSEIEVVCLEARSLMGEKEVESPRSDLGGDVEFQFDLDCEEASPLGFTRSHLSKVEETTEEEDEEEEEEEEKEVNEVAKPEKMPAISKLSMSLKSTLLGEKSQKYQKHPGARAESAYASSGQRSAEEQIPASTSFVKLSDMSEEEWKIFLEKYQELLYPAFAKRKAITLGQNLRQRLGTSCQF; from the coding sequence ATGTCACGTAAGCTGCTCGACAATAGTCCTGTTCAGACACAAATGGCTGTTTCGCTTCTTAAGAGCCCCTTGACCGGGGAGTTCCACGGGTTAAACAAGATTGGGATGAAGACTCCCGTGGGTCGTAGGCGCGTTTTTGTTCAGACAGAGACTGGTTGTGTACTGGGGATGGAGCTGGATCGCAGCGATAACGCGCACACCGTGAAGAGGAAGCTGCAGGTCGCTCTTAACTTCCCCACAGAGGAAAGCTCTTTGACCTTTGGTGATCTGGTGCTTAACAACGATCTTACATCAGTCAGGAACGATTCTCCTCTGCTGCTAACTCGGAACAACTTCCATCGGAGTTCATCAACTCCATGTCTTTCTCCGATGAGAGCTGACCTTCAGCAGCATCATAGAGACGAGACCAGTTCTATTGAGATACTTGGGAACTCGGTCTGTTCATCCTTTGTGAGGCAGATGGCTAAGGATATCACAAAAGCGTTGAAGAGGGGTATTGATCCTGTTGCTGTCAATAGTGGACTCGGAGGAGTTTACTTTTTCAAGAACTCTCGTGGTGAGAGCGTTGCGATTGTGAAACCAACTGATGAGGAGCCTTTTGCTCCTAATAATCCGAAAGGTTTTGTCGGTAAGGCGCTTGGACAGCCCGGGTTGAAACGCTCTGTGCGGGTTGGAGAGACGGGTTACAGAGAAGTCGCTGCTTATCTACTCGACAAGGATGGTTTTGCGAATGTTCCTCCCACTGCGCTTGTGAAGATCTCTCACtctatatttaatgttaatagTGGAGTGAAGGGGAGTAAGCGTATGGAGAAGGTGCTGGTGAGTAAGATTGCTTCTTTGCAGCGGTTTGTATCTCATGATTACGATGCTAGCGAGCACGGGACGTCCAGCTTCCCTGTTTCGGCTGTGCACCGTATAGGGATTCTTGATGTTAGGATCTTGAATACGGACAGACACTCGGGGAATCTTCTGGTTAGGAAGCTGGATGGTGTGGGGATGTTTGGTCAGGTGGAGCTGATTCCGATTGATCACGGTCTTTGCTTGCCGGAGACTCTTGAAGATCCTTACTTTGAGTGGATTCATTGGCCGCAAGCTTCGATTCCGTTCTCAGAAGAGGAGATGAAGTACATAGCAAGTCTTGATCCTTTTGAAGACTGTGAGATGCTGCGGAGGGAGCTTCCAATGGTACGGGAGGCTAGTCTACGTGTTTTGGTTCTGTGCACGGTTTTACTGAAGGAAGCTGCTGCGTATGGTCTGTGTTTGGCTGAGATTGGTGAGATGATGACTAGAGAGGTACGTGCTGGAGACGAGGAGCCTAGTGAGATTGAAGTGGTGTGTCTTGAGGCTAGGAGTTTGATGGGAGAGAAGGAAGTTGAGTCTCCAAGATCAGACTTGGGCGGTGATGTTGAGTTCCAGTTTGATTTAGATTGTGAGGAAGCATCCCCACTTGGATTCACTCGTAGTCATCTGTCTAAGGTGGAAGAAACaacagaagaggaagatgaagaagaagaagaagaagaagagaaggaagtGAATGAGGTAGCTAAACCAGAGAAGATGCCGGCTATCAGCAAGCTTTCAATGTCTTTGAAAAGCACACTTCTTGGTGAAAAGAGCCAGAAGTATCAGAAACACCCAGGAGCGAGAGCAGAGAGCGCGTATGCGTCGTCTGGACAGAGGAGTGCAGAAGAACAGATCCCAGCGAGCACAAGCTTTGTGAAGCTCTCGGATATGAGTGAAGAGGAGTGGAAGATATTCCTGGAGAAGTATCAAGAGCTGCTTTATCCGGCGTTTGCAAAGCGCAAGGCTATAACTTTAGGACAGAATCTGAGGCAGAGGCTGGGAACTTCGTGTCAGTTTTGA
- the LOC108839752 gene encoding inorganic pyrophosphatase TTM2 isoform X2, translating into MSLFPPFQANLSFMVCSCFMMDQDTNNNGVEFHQKKLLKYQLQLTKRKDSVRYEIVPLRDRLSYEKGFYAVIRACQLLSQKNDGIILVGLAGPSGAGKTVFTDKMLHFMPSVAVISMDNYNDASRIVDGNFDDPRLTDYDTLLKNLEDLKEGKQVEVPIYDFKSSSRVGYRTLDVPASRIVIIEGIYALSEKLRPLLDLRVSVTGGVHFDLVKRVLRDIQRAGQQPEEIIHQISETVYPMYKAFIEPDLQTAQVKIINRFNPFTGFQSSTYILKSKKDVSVDQIKEVLSEGHTETKEETYDIYLLPPGEDPESCQSYLRMRNKDGKYSLMFEEWMKDPPFVMSPRITFEVSVRLLGGLMALGYTIATILKRNSHVFATEKVTVKIDWLEQLNRHYIQVQGKDRQLVQSIASQLGLEGSYVPRTYIEQIQLDKLINEALPDDLKNKLSLDEDLVSSSSPKEVLLRASADRVVAMRNKNLKIGMSHSYSTQRDKNLSRLADYSSSERRYEEETNHDSQANERAMTRLTEEMSLLNERMEGFTNQVEKIISKLDCNINSLTQQSATLQAGEVCSGSAPTSYFISGLDNGCLTTSTMSRSSSSSQLAKDIMPLMEEILTISRGNRQMMHKMDDLCNLRREISAEMSRLGRSGSSSSRDHRSIKSFLLSSAESSSLPLVLTLALCSVGIVVTRSLLR; encoded by the exons ATGTCTCTGTTCCCACCTTTTCAAGCCAATCTTAGtttcat ggtcTGTAGTTGTTTCATGATGGATCAAGACACCAACAACAATGGGGTCGAGTTTCATCAGAAGAAACTTTTAAAGTATCAACTCCAATTAACCAAGAGAAAAGACTCGGTTCGGTACGAAATAGTTCCACTTCGAGATCGGTTGTCGTATGAGAAGGGCTTCTACGCGGTTATCCGTGCTTGCCAACTGCTTTCTCAGAAGAACGATGGGATCATATTGGTTGGGCTTGCTGGTCCTTCTGGTGCCGGAAAGACTGTTTTTACCGACAAGATGCTTCACTTTATGCCAAGTGTCGCTGTCATATCGATGGACAACTACAATGACGCCAGTCGAATTGTTGATGGAAACTTTGACG atCCAAGGTTAACGGACTATGACACATTGCTCAAGAATCTTGAAGATTTAAAGGAAGGAAAACAAGTTGAGGTTCCTATATATGACTTTAAGTCCAGCTCTCGTGTTGGATACAG gACTCTTGATGTCCCAGCTTCTAGGATTGTTATCATTGAAGGGATCTATGCCTTGAGTGAAAAGTTGCGACCTTTGTTGGATCTACGTGTGTCTGTTACTGGTGGAGTTCACTTTGATCTTGTTAAACGGGTTCTTCGTGATATACAACGTGCAGGTCAACAGCCTGAGGAGATTATCCATCAGATATCTGAAACA GTGTACCCTATGTACAAAGCTTTCATAGAGCCAGATCTCCAGACTGCTCAAGTTAAAATCATTAATAGATTTAACCCCTTCACTGGTTTCCAAAGCTCAACATACATCTTGAAG TCGAAAAAGGATGTATCCGTTGATCAGATCAAGGAAGTTCTTTCTGAAGGACATACAGAGACTAAGGAGGAGACCTATGATATATATCTTCTTCCTCCTGGTGAAGATCCAGAGTCGTGCCAATCATATCTGAGGATGCGGAATAAAGATGGAAAGTACAGCCTCATGTTTGAG GAATGGATGAAAGATCCTCCTTTTGTCATGTCCCCAAGGATAACTTTTGAAGTGAGCGTTCGTTTACTTGGTGGGCTTATGGCGTTGGGATACACCATAGCAACCATACTTAAAAGGAACAGCCATGTGTTTGCTACCGAGAAGGTGACTGTGAAAATCGATTGGCTCGAGCAACTGAACCGTCACTACATTCAG GTGCAAGGTAAAGATCGGCAACTTGTACAGAGCATTGCATCACAGCTAGGATTGGAAGGATCATATGTTCCACGCACCTATATTGAACAGATCCAACTGGATAAACTGATAAATGAA GCCTTACCAGATGATTTGAAGAACAAGCTCAGCTTAGACGAGGATTTGGTGTCTAGTTCAAGCCCAAAGGAGGTACTCTTAAGAGCGTCTGCAGATAGAGTGGTGGCCATGAGAAACAAGAACCTCAAAAT AGGCATGTCACACTCGTATTCAACGCAAAGAGACAAGAATCTCTCCAGGCTTGCTGATTATTCTTCGAGCGAGAGGAGGTACGAAGAAGAAACAAATCACGACTCACAAGCCAACGAG AGGGCTATGACTCGGCTTACGGAAGAAATGTCATTACTCAATGAGAGAATGGAGGGGTTCACAAACCAGGTTGAAAAGATAATCTCGAAGTTGGACTGCAACATAAACTCTCTAACGCAGCAGAGCGCGACACTCCAAGCAGGTGAAGTCTGCAGTGGCTCAGCTCCAACTTCGTATTTCATTTCTGGTCTGGACAATGGCTGTTTGACAACTTCCACAATGTCTCGTTCGTCGTCATCCTCGCAATTAGCCAAGGATATTATGCCATTAATGGAAGAG ATATTGACCATATCACGTGGAAATCGTCAAATGATGCATAAAATGGATGATCTGTGCAATCTGAGGAGAGAAATCTCAGCAGAAATGTCACGCCTAGGGAGATCAGGAAGCAGTAGTAGCAGAGACCACCGATCAATCAAAAGCTTTCTTTTGTCCAGTGCGGAATCTAGTAGCCTCCCTCTCGTCTTAACTTTGGCTCTCTGCAGCGTAGGGATTGTAGTGACCAGGAGCCTACTACGTTAA